A genomic stretch from Longibacter salinarum includes:
- a CDS encoding cbb3-type cytochrome c oxidase subunit II, translated as MTRSLLIFLGAFAAISMSYTALALIPSLQLSTIEPTPGTADYTFEEQRGRDIYVRDGCLYCHSQQVRPEGFGADIRRGWGSRPSFPGDYVYDDTHQLGSMRTGPDLHDIASRQPSRDWHLAHLYQPRSVSPGSVMPAYPYMFEVKSRSNVLPSDVTVPINPEYAPPEGKVVVAKDEAIYLYEYLMTLELQPLNEDGASQ; from the coding sequence ATGACTCGTTCTCTTCTCATCTTCCTCGGCGCCTTCGCGGCGATCTCGATGAGCTATACGGCGCTGGCGCTCATTCCTAGCCTGCAGCTGTCGACCATTGAGCCGACGCCCGGGACGGCCGACTATACGTTCGAGGAGCAACGTGGGCGTGACATCTACGTCCGAGACGGATGCCTGTACTGTCACTCGCAACAGGTTCGTCCGGAAGGCTTCGGCGCAGACATCCGTCGGGGCTGGGGGTCGCGCCCGTCCTTTCCCGGCGACTATGTCTACGACGACACGCATCAGCTTGGCTCGATGCGAACCGGCCCGGACCTGCATGACATCGCCAGCCGACAGCCGAGTCGCGACTGGCACCTCGCGCACCTCTATCAGCCTCGCTCCGTGAGCCCGGGCTCGGTGATGCCGGCCTATCCGTACATGTTTGAGGTGAAGTCCCGGAGCAACGTCCTGCCGTCCGATGTCACCGTACCGATCAATCCGGAATATGCGCCGCCGGAGGGCAAGGTGGTCGTGGCGAAGGACGAGGCGATATATCTGTACGAATACCTGATGACCCTGGAGCTTCAGCCGCTGAATGAGGACGGCGCAAGCCAGTAA
- a CDS encoding TonB-dependent receptor: protein MTRMSVRLLRAIAWSAAVGLFISLFAPTAIAQTDGFVAGTVRDASNTPIPGVTVLVRGTNYGTATNEDGYYRMTLPAGRYALRFSAVGFAARTDSVVVRRGETTELNVELEDAVMEMEGVTVEEEGATKDAGVFSVDPEDVQSMPTPFKDGFRALKVVPGVATNNELSQQYSVRGGGYNENLIFLNGFEVYMPFRPRQGEQEGLGLLNPDLAQSITFYTGGFPARYGGKLSSALDVQYQEPENAPIHGSASMSTLDASIHAGSSALDNSLSWTIGARHAQPGRFFGTQDLKGEYDPRFSDVQGAATYRLGGGHEIEALGIYADHQFELNPTERRTFFGIISLNPRIANNQFRSLWSDLAGARTDGYTTRFGGVRLRSPISDKIELSHAVAYYSTTESENFDITGDADVYEVDPTAGANNPENYNRLSNSQHTNFADNSVDVETLTGRGRYRYNLARHALEAGWHVRSLHFDDRLNEKTVIETGRGDDYRRIVVDSLSDAATFNEMQSGFYVQDAVDVLPQRGRFVVTGGVRTDYYTFNDEWTVSPRISATFQANEQLTLTGSWGLYHQKPIYRELRGSAEASPDVPDGGVIDDLLNRDLKSQQSSQFVLGGEYFFPSLRLYLRTEAYYKDLSNIVSYTIDDIRVEYSGENDADGYIAGFDTQIRGELVPGLESWFNYSFMIARERFKPQFQDEFNQGLVPRPTDQRHTFSAFVQDYVPGDKTWKLHMRALYGSGLPYTPPVPGPDVNGQPTRQPGDRMSARITAYRRVDIGATKEITVVEDGIGRTPVKLDLTLEVLNMFDMDNTVTYSWEGDWTRVPKRLTPRTLNARVRLTF, encoded by the coding sequence ATGACTCGTATGTCTGTTCGCCTGCTTCGCGCGATCGCCTGGAGCGCCGCTGTAGGTCTGTTCATTTCCCTCTTCGCCCCCACGGCCATCGCTCAGACCGATGGCTTCGTCGCGGGAACGGTCCGCGATGCCAGCAACACCCCGATCCCCGGCGTAACGGTCCTCGTCCGTGGCACCAATTACGGCACGGCCACCAACGAGGATGGCTATTACCGGATGACGCTCCCAGCCGGCCGGTACGCGCTCCGCTTCTCGGCCGTCGGCTTTGCCGCCCGCACCGACTCGGTTGTGGTTCGACGCGGTGAAACGACCGAACTGAACGTCGAACTCGAGGACGCCGTCATGGAAATGGAAGGCGTCACCGTCGAGGAGGAAGGCGCGACAAAAGACGCCGGCGTGTTCAGCGTGGACCCGGAGGACGTGCAGTCGATGCCGACGCCGTTTAAGGACGGCTTCCGTGCGCTGAAGGTCGTCCCAGGGGTCGCGACCAATAACGAGTTGTCGCAGCAGTACTCGGTGCGCGGCGGAGGGTACAATGAAAACCTCATTTTCCTGAACGGCTTCGAGGTGTACATGCCATTCCGCCCGCGTCAGGGCGAGCAGGAAGGACTGGGCTTGCTGAATCCCGACCTGGCGCAGTCCATCACGTTTTACACCGGCGGCTTTCCCGCGCGCTACGGCGGAAAGCTCTCCTCAGCACTGGACGTGCAGTATCAGGAGCCGGAGAACGCGCCGATCCACGGCTCGGCCTCGATGTCGACGCTCGACGCCTCAATCCACGCGGGCTCGTCGGCACTGGACAACTCGCTGAGCTGGACGATCGGTGCGCGCCACGCGCAGCCCGGCCGATTCTTCGGTACGCAGGACCTGAAAGGCGAATACGACCCGCGTTTCAGCGACGTGCAGGGCGCGGCTACCTACCGCCTCGGCGGCGGACACGAGATCGAAGCACTCGGGATTTACGCCGATCACCAGTTTGAGCTCAACCCGACCGAGCGCCGGACCTTCTTCGGCATCATCAGCCTGAACCCCCGGATCGCGAACAACCAGTTCCGCTCCCTCTGGTCGGACCTCGCAGGCGCCCGAACGGACGGCTACACGACGCGCTTCGGTGGCGTTCGCCTACGGTCGCCCATCAGCGACAAAATCGAGTTGTCGCACGCTGTCGCCTACTACAGCACGACCGAATCGGAGAACTTCGACATCACCGGTGATGCGGACGTGTACGAGGTCGACCCGACGGCCGGTGCGAACAACCCGGAGAACTACAACCGGCTCAGCAACTCGCAGCACACCAACTTCGCCGACAACAGCGTCGATGTCGAGACGCTCACGGGCCGCGGACGGTACCGCTACAACCTGGCGCGCCACGCTCTGGAGGCCGGGTGGCACGTCCGCTCCCTGCACTTCGACGACCGGCTTAACGAGAAGACCGTGATCGAGACGGGCCGCGGCGACGACTACCGACGGATTGTGGTCGACAGCCTGAGCGATGCGGCGACATTTAACGAGATGCAGTCGGGCTTCTACGTCCAGGACGCCGTCGACGTCCTGCCACAGCGGGGACGCTTTGTCGTCACCGGTGGCGTACGAACCGACTACTACACGTTCAACGACGAGTGGACGGTCTCGCCCCGCATCTCGGCGACCTTTCAGGCGAACGAACAGCTGACGCTGACGGGCTCGTGGGGCCTCTACCATCAGAAGCCGATCTACCGTGAGCTGCGCGGGTCGGCGGAGGCCTCTCCGGATGTCCCCGACGGCGGCGTCATCGACGACCTTCTGAATCGGGACCTGAAGTCGCAGCAATCCTCGCAGTTCGTTCTGGGCGGCGAGTACTTCTTCCCGTCGCTTCGACTCTACCTGCGAACCGAAGCGTACTACAAGGACCTGTCGAACATCGTCAGCTACACGATCGACGACATTCGTGTCGAGTACTCGGGCGAAAACGACGCCGATGGCTACATCGCCGGGTTCGACACGCAGATCCGCGGCGAGCTGGTGCCAGGACTGGAGAGCTGGTTCAACTACAGCTTTATGATCGCGCGTGAGCGCTTCAAGCCGCAGTTTCAGGACGAGTTCAACCAGGGCCTCGTCCCGCGCCCAACCGACCAGCGCCACACCTTCTCCGCCTTCGTACAGGATTACGTCCCGGGCGACAAAACGTGGAAGCTGCACATGCGCGCGCTCTACGGCAGTGGCCTGCCCTACACCCCGCCGGTGCCCGGCCCGGATGTCAACGGTCAGCCGACGCGCCAGCCCGGCGACCGGATGTCAGCCCGCATCACGGCGTACAGACGCGTGGACATCGGGGCAACAAAGGAGATCACCGTGGTCGAGGACGGCATCGGACGAACGCCCGTCAAGCTTGACCTCACCCTGGAGGTGCTGAACATGTTCGATATGGATAACACGGTGACGTACTCGTGGGAGGGCGACTGGACGCGCGTCCCGAAACGCCTCACGCCCCGCACGCTGAATGCCCGCGTCCGGCTGACGTTTTAG
- a CDS encoding cbb3-type cytochrome c oxidase subunit I, which yields MPESDVTPPSSTPGLPPGASPDTLEANWRRGVDRSTRLPVIAFVGSSVFWLLIGSIFAIIASLKFQMPDWLVQSGWLTFGRIRPAHLNTVIYGWLSMGGIGIATWLWARLLKTKLRGRWMLMLSAALWNLGMVLGTIGILIGHSRAIEWVEMPYYAFAFIVPAMLLVVVPFVWTLRHRRVKHLFISVWYLGASMLWTPFLLIAVLLPIYQGVPEATVNWWYAHNILGLWLTPVGLAAAYYFIPKVIGRPVYSYHLSYLGFWTLALFYNWAGVHHLVGGPAPQWLVTVSIVFSVMMIVPVVVVAVNHHMTVVGHFKKLKYSPTLRFVVFGAMSYTVVSLQGSLQSLRSWQEITHFTHYTIAHSHLGVYAFATMIVFGAMYYIMPRAMNWEWESPRLISIHFWTTGLGVGAYFTGLTIGGVIQGIQMLDPSIDFLTIVEDTKPWLAVRTVAGTLMTIGHFVFAYLMYRIITRSGTRREGPVYFHPAPAGMFGSGAGDGSSAETTATPSGATRSARSDDDAERPGL from the coding sequence ATGCCAGAGTCCGACGTCACTCCTCCATCTTCCACACCCGGTCTGCCGCCGGGGGCGTCCCCGGACACACTGGAAGCCAACTGGCGCCGCGGCGTCGATCGGTCGACACGCCTGCCGGTGATCGCCTTCGTCGGGAGTTCCGTGTTCTGGCTACTCATCGGGTCGATCTTCGCGATTATAGCAAGCCTCAAGTTTCAGATGCCCGATTGGCTCGTCCAGTCTGGCTGGCTCACGTTCGGGCGGATCCGCCCGGCACACCTCAACACGGTCATCTACGGGTGGCTGTCGATGGGCGGCATCGGTATTGCCACATGGCTGTGGGCGCGGCTGTTGAAGACCAAGCTGCGTGGGCGCTGGATGCTGATGTTGAGCGCCGCCCTCTGGAATCTGGGAATGGTGCTCGGCACAATCGGCATCTTGATCGGCCACTCCCGCGCGATTGAATGGGTGGAGATGCCGTACTACGCCTTCGCGTTTATCGTCCCGGCCATGTTGCTGGTTGTCGTGCCGTTTGTGTGGACGCTCCGGCACCGCCGCGTGAAGCACCTCTTCATCTCGGTCTGGTACCTGGGCGCATCCATGCTGTGGACGCCCTTTCTTTTGATTGCCGTTCTGCTACCCATCTACCAGGGCGTCCCGGAGGCAACAGTAAACTGGTGGTACGCCCATAACATCCTTGGCCTCTGGCTCACGCCCGTTGGCCTCGCCGCGGCGTACTACTTCATCCCGAAGGTGATCGGCCGGCCGGTGTACAGCTATCACCTTTCGTACCTTGGCTTCTGGACGCTCGCGCTGTTTTACAACTGGGCGGGTGTGCATCATCTCGTCGGCGGACCCGCCCCCCAGTGGCTTGTCACGGTGTCGATCGTGTTCAGCGTCATGATGATTGTGCCGGTGGTCGTCGTCGCTGTCAACCACCACATGACGGTGGTCGGGCACTTCAAAAAGCTGAAGTACAGTCCGACGCTCCGCTTCGTGGTCTTCGGCGCCATGAGCTACACCGTCGTGAGTCTGCAGGGCTCACTGCAGTCGCTGCGGTCGTGGCAGGAGATTACACACTTTACGCACTACACCATCGCGCACTCGCACCTCGGCGTCTACGCGTTCGCAACCATGATCGTCTTCGGGGCGATGTACTACATCATGCCGCGCGCCATGAACTGGGAATGGGAGAGCCCACGGCTCATCAGCATCCACTTCTGGACGACCGGTCTCGGCGTCGGCGCCTACTTTACCGGCCTGACGATTGGCGGCGTGATTCAGGGAATCCAGATGCTGGATCCGTCGATCGACTTCCTCACCATCGTCGAAGACACCAAGCCGTGGTTGGCCGTCCGAACCGTTGCCGGGACGCTGATGACGATCGGACACTTCGTTTTCGCCTACCTGATGTACCGGATTATCACGCGAAGTGGTACACGACGTGAGGGGCCTGTTTATTTTCATCCGGCACCGGCCGGCATGTTCGGCTCGGGGGCGGGTGATGGCAGCTCAGCAGAGACGACAGCGACGCCTTCTGGCGCCACTCGCTCTGCGCGCTCGGACGACGACGCCGAACGCCCGGGTCTCTGA
- a CDS encoding ArsR/SmtB family transcription factor, whose amino-acid sequence MTDELVPRAQIERAAQRFKILSEPVRLELLNQMQLQGEQTVSELVEATGHRQANVSKHLGLMASEGLLDRRKEGLYVYYQISDPTLSALCMLVCGRLREETVAVE is encoded by the coding sequence ATGACCGACGAACTCGTCCCGCGTGCGCAAATCGAGCGGGCCGCCCAACGATTTAAAATATTGAGCGAGCCTGTGCGTCTGGAGCTGCTTAACCAAATGCAACTCCAGGGCGAGCAAACTGTCAGTGAACTCGTCGAAGCCACAGGGCATCGTCAGGCCAATGTTAGCAAACATTTAGGCCTGATGGCCAGTGAGGGCCTTCTCGATCGCCGCAAAGAAGGGCTTTATGTCTACTACCAGATCAGCGACCCCACCCTATCGGCCCTTTGCATGCTGGTCTGTGGCCGCCTCCGAGAAGAGACTGTCGCTGTCGAGTAG
- a CDS encoding c-type cytochrome — MPDESSTPPESSENARNSAADEGARSEASSPEPIDMLAPLFREQSLPPEGMEAPPMWLWMVIFGVVLFSTFYLGHYTGDFSPDPWLQSSDPVVATTTEPEEVEVDGAQIYSSRCATCHQSDGEGISGAFPPLNQAEWVTGDKGQIIRILLQGMIGEVEVRGNVYNGNMPAWGNQLSDQEIAAVITHVRQSWDNSASEVTGEEVQSVRSATEGRVQAWTAEELQQPENMGVGDVEDDAGTSNDTTATEDATAALRFMRGDRSGERRAYASMAQHMRGRR, encoded by the coding sequence ATGCCTGACGAATCTTCAACTCCACCAGAGTCTTCCGAGAACGCGCGCAATTCTGCCGCGGATGAGGGGGCGCGTTCCGAGGCGTCCTCGCCGGAACCGATCGATATGCTGGCGCCTCTCTTCCGGGAGCAGTCTCTGCCGCCGGAGGGCATGGAGGCGCCGCCGATGTGGTTGTGGATGGTGATTTTCGGGGTCGTGCTCTTCAGCACGTTCTACCTCGGCCATTACACCGGTGACTTTAGCCCCGATCCCTGGCTGCAGTCCTCCGATCCGGTCGTAGCAACGACGACCGAGCCGGAGGAGGTTGAGGTGGACGGTGCACAGATCTACAGCTCCCGGTGTGCGACCTGCCATCAGTCGGACGGCGAGGGAATTTCCGGGGCGTTTCCTCCGCTGAATCAGGCCGAATGGGTGACGGGAGACAAGGGGCAGATCATCCGCATTCTCCTTCAGGGGATGATCGGTGAGGTTGAGGTGCGCGGGAATGTTTACAACGGCAACATGCCGGCATGGGGCAACCAGCTCAGTGATCAAGAAATCGCCGCCGTGATTACGCACGTGCGGCAGAGCTGGGACAACAGCGCGTCGGAGGTGACGGGTGAAGAGGTGCAATCCGTTCGGTCTGCGACGGAGGGCCGGGTGCAGGCGTGGACGGCGGAGGAGCTCCAGCAGCCGGAGAACATGGGTGTGGGCGATGTCGAAGATGATGCGGGCACCTCGAACGACACGACGGCGACGGAGGACGCAACAGCGGCGCTCCGATTCATGCGTGGCGACCGTTCGGGGGAACGACGTGCTTACGCTTCCATGGCGCAGCACATGCGCGGACGTCGGTAA
- a CDS encoding heavy metal translocating P-type ATPase, producing the protein MPDYCDHCGLPVGSEPVSSSAATATYCCYGCRMLGETEARGYAIVDERQHHLLVRVFAGLLMAAFVMVLSLAVSSEYGFAAFRELQHDVGTAHWVLLLVAVPALLLLGLPVARSAIADLRHQRLSLHVLFALGTSSAVSVSAVSYVRGTGPVYIETAVTLLAIYTLGRYLTARAKGRTTAVLRHLLDVPEATYERLRPSRGHVDVGMIEQGDVVRVAAGDIVPVDGVIEEGSVYVDESSLTGEAKPAVREPGDEVYAGTSVVDGPIVLRAVAVGEDRRLARIEQMMHRALASPPRLQRLTDRIMRTLIPGVIVLALATFAGWYAAAGFEKALYTALSVVLITCPCALGIAIPLSLVVGLGEASRDGILIRDGDALLDLAQADTFVFDKTGTLTALDAPSVDVFVDPSAPASGWEVDARQARHLNATVADTAEWTEERVLHLAAALEATSRHPIGHAIQEQVAQVSSDAITEAETIPGAGVIGTWTAPGGASIRVGIGNDRIVERLSARMPTPLQTRRNRARSEGRTAVTVVVGDRAVAVITLTERMRDGAREAMNRLREKGVRPLVMTGDRGGAAERLQKMLGVPVQAGVTPEEKADRVRQLQAEGAVVAMVGDGINDAAAIAKADVGMARTDGAGVSIDAADIALYHPDADVVADLFMLARETRRIIHQNLWWTFGYNAVGLGMAVAGLLHPIAAVVVMAGSSGLVTWNAFRLKRRSPTSTQTPDA; encoded by the coding sequence ATGCCAGACTACTGCGACCATTGCGGCCTGCCCGTAGGGAGCGAACCGGTGTCTTCGTCGGCCGCCACGGCGACGTACTGCTGCTACGGATGCCGCATGCTCGGGGAGACGGAAGCCCGTGGCTATGCGATCGTTGACGAGAGGCAGCACCATCTCCTCGTCCGCGTATTTGCGGGCTTGCTAATGGCGGCCTTTGTGATGGTGCTCAGTCTGGCGGTCAGCTCGGAGTACGGGTTTGCGGCGTTCCGAGAGCTTCAGCACGATGTTGGAACGGCGCACTGGGTGCTCCTCCTCGTCGCGGTCCCGGCGCTCCTTCTGCTGGGCCTGCCCGTCGCCCGGTCCGCCATCGCCGACCTTCGGCACCAGCGCCTGTCACTGCACGTCCTGTTCGCGCTGGGGACGTCGAGTGCTGTTTCTGTCAGCGCGGTGAGCTATGTTCGCGGCACGGGACCCGTGTACATCGAGACGGCGGTCACGCTGCTTGCGATCTACACGCTCGGACGGTACCTGACGGCTCGCGCAAAAGGGCGAACGACCGCTGTGCTCCGTCACCTCCTCGATGTCCCGGAAGCAACGTACGAGCGCCTTCGACCATCGCGCGGGCACGTCGATGTCGGAATGATCGAGCAAGGCGATGTCGTTCGTGTGGCAGCCGGGGACATCGTCCCGGTCGACGGAGTGATCGAGGAAGGGAGCGTGTACGTCGATGAGAGCAGCCTGACCGGTGAGGCAAAGCCGGCGGTGCGGGAGCCGGGCGACGAGGTGTACGCGGGGACATCCGTGGTTGACGGCCCCATTGTGTTGAGGGCTGTGGCCGTCGGGGAGGACCGGCGCCTTGCCCGCATTGAGCAGATGATGCACCGGGCGCTGGCGAGTCCTCCCCGCCTGCAGCGGCTGACCGACCGCATCATGCGCACGCTGATCCCGGGCGTCATCGTGCTGGCGCTCGCCACGTTTGCCGGGTGGTACGCAGCCGCGGGCTTCGAGAAAGCACTTTACACGGCTCTCAGCGTCGTCCTTATCACGTGTCCATGTGCCCTCGGCATCGCGATTCCGTTGTCTCTCGTCGTCGGGTTGGGCGAGGCGAGTCGAGATGGGATTCTGATCCGGGATGGTGATGCGCTGCTCGACCTCGCGCAGGCGGACACGTTTGTGTTCGACAAGACCGGCACCCTGACGGCGCTCGACGCTCCGTCCGTCGACGTGTTTGTGGATCCATCCGCACCCGCTTCGGGGTGGGAGGTTGACGCCCGCCAGGCACGACACCTGAACGCGACTGTAGCCGATACGGCGGAGTGGACGGAGGAGCGTGTGTTGCACCTGGCTGCGGCCCTGGAAGCGACGAGCCGACACCCGATCGGACACGCCATTCAGGAGCAGGTGGCGCAGGTCAGCTCGGATGCGATCACCGAAGCGGAAACGATCCCCGGGGCGGGCGTCATCGGGACGTGGACGGCACCTGGTGGGGCAAGCATCCGCGTTGGAATTGGGAACGACAGAATCGTCGAGCGGCTGTCGGCACGGATGCCAACTCCGCTTCAGACGCGCCGGAACCGGGCGCGGAGCGAGGGGCGCACAGCAGTGACGGTTGTGGTTGGTGATCGGGCGGTCGCCGTGATAACGCTCACGGAGCGGATGCGCGACGGCGCGAGGGAGGCAATGAACCGGCTGCGGGAAAAGGGTGTGCGGCCCCTTGTGATGACAGGCGACCGGGGAGGGGCAGCGGAGCGGCTTCAGAAAATGCTCGGTGTGCCGGTTCAGGCGGGCGTGACGCCAGAGGAGAAAGCCGACCGCGTTCGGCAGTTGCAGGCAGAAGGAGCTGTCGTCGCGATGGTGGGCGACGGGATCAACGACGCGGCAGCCATCGCGAAGGCCGATGTGGGCATGGCGCGGACGGACGGCGCCGGTGTGTCGATCGACGCAGCGGACATCGCGCTCTATCACCCGGATGCGGATGTCGTCGCGGACCTGTTCATGCTGGCCCGGGAAACACGCCGCATCATTCACCAGAATCTGTGGTGGACGTTCGGGTACAACGCCGTCGGGCTCGGGATGGCTGTGGCCGGCCTCCTTCACCCGATCGCCGCCGTGGTCGTCATGGCTGGCAGTAGCGGGCTCGTGACGTGGAACGCGTTTCGCCTGAAAAGACGGTCTCCGACGTCGACGCAGACACCGGACGCCTAA
- a CDS encoding DUF3667 domain-containing protein, whose amino-acid sequence MSSTDSSSSTPDAGKQADTPRPDAHEEPTGDNTSGDGSMDENISTLEPARDATSSDFAPDSLARRLEAIGERQVRADAEPKLESSIAGSDATSDADPDEVTPAPEHSDPEPADAEPTAFEDASSDDEAMADTTDTENIDVEDTETDTPAPLGETPPRKQCANCDTPLVGPYCANCGQRAAERIVPLHEMTQEWVEDLFEFDLRIFRTLPTFFFKPGRLTKEYVQGKRVRYVRPLRLYLVASFILFSVLAFSDLATIDTEESEAAVPDSAATAALQQSGATLDSLANAAPAASTNDSVYTRLQSIRETINNRDPDAPLDTAALLGSLRDLENVGQLSETDQANIDHLTQAAVARAMTAETQTNGGSKGNGRSALAHQVADNINISLFDDPQRDAEAEAFVKKRLVQTIEDPNVFMRGMVDRAPYVMFLLLPIFALLLKLLYARRGKLYVQHLIFALHFHALAFLVFAAATGFLITDSATLHTIGGWFLLLPFVYLFIAMHHVYEQGWLKTGIKVTLLLGIYNTFIAIAMVVLAIANFLLL is encoded by the coding sequence ATGAGTTCTACCGATTCCTCTTCTTCGACGCCGGACGCTGGTAAGCAGGCGGACACGCCTCGCCCGGACGCCCATGAGGAGCCCACCGGGGACAACACATCCGGGGATGGGTCGATGGACGAGAACATCTCCACCCTCGAGCCGGCACGTGATGCGACGTCTTCAGATTTTGCCCCAGACTCTTTGGCCAGGAGACTTGAAGCCATTGGGGAACGACAGGTCCGGGCAGATGCTGAACCGAAACTGGAGTCTTCGATAGCGGGTTCTGACGCCACATCGGATGCCGATCCCGACGAGGTGACTCCGGCGCCCGAACATTCCGACCCTGAGCCGGCGGACGCGGAGCCCACAGCATTCGAAGACGCTTCATCAGACGATGAGGCCATGGCCGACACAACAGACACGGAAAATATCGACGTCGAAGATACCGAGACCGACACGCCAGCACCCCTCGGCGAAACGCCACCGCGCAAGCAATGCGCCAACTGCGACACCCCGCTCGTCGGACCGTACTGCGCCAACTGCGGGCAGCGCGCCGCCGAACGGATCGTGCCGCTCCATGAGATGACGCAGGAGTGGGTCGAGGACCTTTTCGAGTTCGACCTGCGCATCTTCCGGACGCTCCCGACCTTTTTCTTCAAGCCAGGCCGGCTGACGAAAGAGTACGTTCAGGGCAAGCGCGTCCGCTACGTGCGGCCGCTCCGCCTCTACCTCGTCGCGAGTTTCATTCTGTTCTCCGTGCTCGCGTTCTCGGACCTCGCGACGATCGACACGGAGGAGTCCGAAGCGGCGGTACCCGATTCTGCTGCAACAGCGGCCCTCCAGCAATCGGGCGCAACGCTCGATAGCCTGGCGAATGCAGCACCGGCCGCGTCGACGAATGACTCGGTCTACACGAGACTGCAGTCGATCCGCGAGACCATCAACAATCGAGACCCGGATGCGCCGCTGGATACAGCCGCTCTGCTCGGTAGCCTCCGCGATCTCGAAAACGTGGGCCAATTGTCGGAGACCGATCAGGCTAACATCGACCATCTTACACAGGCGGCCGTGGCACGGGCGATGACGGCGGAGACGCAGACCAACGGCGGGAGCAAGGGCAACGGCCGGAGTGCACTCGCCCATCAAGTCGCGGACAACATCAACATTAGCCTGTTCGACGACCCGCAGCGCGATGCCGAGGCCGAGGCGTTCGTCAAGAAGCGGCTGGTCCAGACGATCGAGGATCCGAACGTCTTCATGCGGGGCATGGTCGACCGGGCGCCCTACGTGATGTTCTTGCTGCTGCCGATCTTTGCGCTGCTCCTGAAGCTCCTCTACGCCCGCCGTGGCAAGCTGTACGTGCAACACCTCATTTTCGCCCTGCACTTCCACGCGCTCGCCTTTCTGGTTTTCGCCGCCGCGACCGGCTTTCTCATCACAGACTCCGCGACGCTCCACACGATTGGCGGCTGGTTCCTCCTGCTGCCGTTCGTTTATCTCTTCATTGCGATGCACCACGTGTACGAGCAGGGTTGGCTGAAAACAGGAATCAAGGTGACCCTGCTCCTCGGCATCTACAACACGTTCATAGCGATCGCGATGGTTGTTCTGGCGATTGCGAACTTCCTTCTGCTCTGA